From a single Silene latifolia isolate original U9 population chromosome 6, ASM4854445v1, whole genome shotgun sequence genomic region:
- the LOC141588517 gene encoding putative cysteine-rich receptor-like protein kinase 9 codes for MSIYKTQIVFLLCLSIVCIKIAVSEDRVTYFSKYCSERVRHDQENTYQTNLNDLLSNLTAEAETKKFYNSSIGSGRNKIEGIFLCNGGYTTQVCSKCITVAAGQIQQKCPNNVEAII; via the coding sequence ATGTCGATTTATAAAACTCAGATTGTGTTTCTTCTCTGCCTGTCTATTGTTTGCATCAAAATCGCTGTTTCGGAAGATCGAGTTACTTACTTCAGCAAGTATTGTTCTGAGAGAGTACGTCATGATCAGGAAAATACTTATCAAACCAACCTTAATGATCTACTGTCAAATCTGACAGCGGAAGCAGAAACGAAAAAATTCTATAACTCTTCTATTGGTAGCGGAAGGAATAAAATTGAAGGTATTTTCCTCTGTAACGGGGGTTACACGACACAAGTTTGCAGTAAATGTATAACAGTTGCAGCAGGCCAAATCCAGCAGAAATGTCCGAACAATGTGGAAGCGATAATct